A region of the Longimicrobiales bacterium genome:
GTTGACCGACCGCAGCGACGACCAGGGCGCCGTTGTACGTGCCCACTTCCTCGGGCGGAATGACGGGGGCGTCATGGATGGTCTGGCCGATCTTGCGCGGGTCCAGCTCGACGAACGCGCGCACGGTCACGTCCTGCTGCTGGAGCTCGAGCGCGAACGCCTTGCCGACCGGGCCGGCGCCCCACACGACGACGCCGTCATGCCCGTTGAGGACCGACGCCTTGAGGTAGTGCACCTTGCACCGGCGGAACGCGTCCTCGCTGTAGCGCTCGTGGATGCGCGACGAGCGGTCGGGCCGCTCGCGCCAGCGGAGCAGGATCTCCGGGACCTTGGCCATCCGGATGCCGGCCCTCCAGAGTCGGAACACGAGGTCGTAGTCCTCGGGCCATTCCTCGTCGCGGTAACCGCCGACCTTGTCGAGGACATCGCGCCGTATGGCGAGTGTCGGGTGCGCGATGGGGCACTCGACGAAGATGTCGCGGACGATGTCGTCGTGCTCGACGAGCGTGTTGATCCACGCCTCATAACGCTGAGCGCCGCCCTGCACCTCCTGGCGCGGGAAGTAGCGGACGAGCGTGCCGCATGCGCCGACATCGGGATGGGCGTCGAGCAGCTCGACCTGCTTGCTGATGCGGTTCGAGTACGCGACGTCATCGGCATCCATGCGCACGAGGATGTCACCCCTCGCGGCCTTCACGGCACGCTGCAGCGCTGCGACGATGCCGCGCGGCTTCTGGGTGATCACATGGACGCGCGGGTCCTCGGCGGCCCAGGCCCGCAGGATGAGGGGTGTCTCATCGGTCGAGCCATCATCGACGGCGACCACCTCGATGTTCTGAAAGCTCTGCGCCTGGATCGAAGCGATCGTGTCGGGCAGGTATGCCGCGGCGTCGCGGCACGGCAGCAGAAT
Encoded here:
- a CDS encoding glycosyltransferase; this translates as MSTPAGEAPRVSILLPCRDAAAYLPDTIASIQAQSFQNIEVVAVDDGSTDETPLILRAWAAEDPRVHVITQKPRGIVAALQRAVKAARGDILVRMDADDVAYSNRISKQVELLDAHPDVGACGTLVRYFPRQEVQGGAQRYEAWINTLVEHDDIVRDIFVECPIAHPTLAIRRDVLDKVGGYRDEEWPEDYDLVFRLWRAGIRMAKVPEILLRWRERPDRSSRIHERYSEDAFRRCKVHYLKASVLNGHDGVVVWGAGPVGKAFALELQQQDVTVRAFVELDPRKIGQTIHDAPVIPPEEVGTYNGALVVAAVGQPNGRDEIRRVLTEQGWKEGTSFVAVA